TGTCAGGGGAGTACATGTCTGATACGGCAGGGCGCTTCGGGGGAGCGGGCCCGGCCTCAGAGGCCAAGCTTCATTGCCTGCCCCATCACCTGAAAACTTCTAATTTTCTACGCTCTGCAGTAACGTGTTACACTGAGCAGGGTCCTGCCTGAAACAACCATTTCTCCAGGGCTGGGGAATTGGCTGCAGAACAGCCTGTTACGTTTCAGTTACCAGTGTTCAAGGTGGATGTCAGCAGGAACGGGAAAGTCTAGTTTAAAGTTCACATTGGGATATAGGGCCTGGTGTTTGCCAACTTTCCTTTAGAAAACAATCACTTCTCTGGGGTCTGGGCTGTCTGTGGGTCTGACTGCACACAGGGGTTGTTCCTCCTGCCTGCTGGGTTCCTCTCTGCATGCGTGTCTTCAGTAGAAAGCGtggatttttctgtgaaaaagagAATACTTGGCAGCATGTTTAAGCTGGAAGTaataacacatttctttttcactggaCAGTTACTGATAAAATGTTTCCCTTGAGGCTTTTTCAGCACAGAATCTCTCACATTATGGGAAACGGAGCGATGTAGGGAGCGGGAGCAGTTAAACATACAAACGGGACATGGCTCTCGGCTCATCACTTGTCCTTTAGCCACGAGGGCTCACTTTGAGTTTGAGGGTCCCTCCTAACTCCACCGTTTGGAATTGAGAGCATCTTACAGATGAGCAATATTAAATTAaatggttttgtcttttttagcTTAATTTACACAAAATGGGGCattcaaacaaaatgaagaacCAAACCCAAAGAATGAAACCAAACCTGTCATTAGGTACCCGTCTTAAAAAGGCGTAAAGCCCTCTGTGGTCAAAAACCACTCCTTCTCTGTCCATTCACTTTGGTGATACTCTGAAACAAAATTGCTCTGGCTTTAGTCCAAAGCTCATCTGTGAATGCAACAAAAATGTGATAAATGCTAATCAAATGTAAAATAACGAATCAGCTGTGACATTTTATTATGGAAATTAAACGTCATGCAAACCCTTGcctaaggaaaataaattgtcgggaaaaatactaattttcaTGTGATAATtaagttttctttgcttttcatttccatgtCTAACAGTGTTTCACTTTCACTTTCTGTAACAGACATTTGTCATGAAAGCCATTTCAAGCAGGATTTAATTTATAGAATTGAAAAGGATTACCACTCCCACTTAATCATATGAAAATAGAGCTGGCTCTAGGGAGTGTTACTGCTATTTTGAGGGTCAGGAGGATTCAAAAAGTTGTAAACTTGCCAAATATTGTGCACTTCACCACAGCCCTTACAAGTAGGtatgctgctgctcagtgctgcgATGGCCAATTTCCTTCTTCAGTTCTGGAGAAATCTTGAGTCTCAGCAAATTGTACCTCTTTTGAAGTTCTTCTGTAACTTGTCATCTAAGGGAGTCTTTCTGGATTGCTGGAGCTTTTCCAAGGGCATAAGGACGaattttcagtaatttattattaataataaattatgtaatagtttaattaaaataataaaatttattaACAATAAGTCACAGTTTGGTGGGTAGGTTTGATGGATTTACCTTCTTTGTCATTAATTTGTTGACTTTATGTGGTCAAGTATTGAATTAAAAGGGATCTCTATAGGTTATGTCTAGTGTTACGTAATCAGGAGCGTATCACACACTTCTGTAAACTCGCTGAGCTCTCTTAAGAGCAGGAAAAGTCTCCTGTGCTCCCTCCTGTAAGCCTTTCACAATCCTCCTTCCTAATTTTCAACCCACCTTACTGCCTGTCGGACAGGATCATTGTCATTGACGCTGCTGTTTGGATACGTTTGTTCTCACCTCTGTTGTGTTTTAAGGAGCACTGGCGTACCTGCTTAGCTGTAGCTTTGCCAGCCTGAGCAGGTGAAGTCCTTTCCATCTAGATCTGTAAGATAGAATCTCCATTCTCTGTGCAATTTTTCTGTGCCTCTTCAGTTTAAGTTTACCTTTCTTGAAGAGGAGTGCCTCCTGTGTTGTGTGGTATTTCAGGGATGGTGCATGTAGGGTCTTACAGAGTAGTTCTCTTCAGCCACACTGACCGCCTCTACTGTGGTTGTTCTCATTTTTGCATCCTAATGCAATATTTGCTTGTTCTGTGCTTGTATCTCAATCACCTTGTGATTGGGTATGCATGGATCTTTCTCCTCATTTCCAATTGTTACAGGTCTACCTTGCAAACAGAAGTTTTGTGGTCTCCGGAGTCATGACTTTTCCCCTTTGTTTCactggtatttttttctctgctagtCAGGAGACCCATGCAGTCTTATAGGTTAGTCCCATCTTCCTGTCTCGGTGTTCTCAACCTCGAGCTGTCAGCCAACACGTTTCATCAGTGCCATTTTACCTTTTGTGCAAGTGCTGCTCATTCAAATATGAGGTCACGCTGGCATCAGTTTGCCCTTGACAATCCTCTGTCGTAACCTCCTGTCTTCATTCCTtgacactgcagaaatgcaaatgtttttaagtACTTCCAGTAGCTAAGGAGTGCCTTTAATCAGGAGGAAAGCCAACTCTTTGAAACAGTAGATACAATAGATTTGATACAGTAGATTTGCAAAAAGCATTGTTTTGTAATGCTTTGAATGGTTCACAAATTGAGTAattgggaaggaagagaggaacaGAGAATGTGATCTGCCAAGGACTGCAGGACAAGTTACTTGCGCTTCTGGAACCTCTCTCTTTATCTTTCACAGTTGCATTGCATTTCATGGGGTCTTTTTTActtgttgattttattttttaatttccatccCCAACATGGCCACTCTCACCTACATAATGAtgatgttggtttttttaattacagtaggaagaagaaaataaataaggcaGTAGTCCCTGGGTTTGCCAGGAGCTCTTGTGAACTGAAACCATTGCTGTTGTTCTAGACTTTGAAAGGCCCAAGCCTTCAGTTCACCTCTTTCTTAACCTTTTTCTGTCACACTTCTGCACATCTCTTGCAGTTTGCTGATGCCTGGCTGAACAAGCACCAGAAAGTTGGCAGGTcataaaacaagatttttctttatactgtttcattttgtatCAAGTTTGACCATCACGTTATTGGCAATGTAGAAGAAAAGTAGTAGCAAATGGGTCTTTGctactttcttctgttttcttttttctttcctgtcctttttgtggccatttttctatttcatgctTGTTAATGGTATCTGTGGtctctctgttttctgaatgtCATACTCTCGGAGGCAGGCAGGGTGTAGCCTTGCTGTGGCATTGTAGCTGGGTTGATTATTTTTGCCTTTCTACTTCATTCACAGAGGTAAATGGAAGAAAGCCACTACCACACAACCAGTGGTGCAAGTCATCCTCTCATTAAACACTGAGTAATTTATGCTGACAGTATTACTCTGATACACTGCCATGAACTAAAGGCAAAGCTGCCATGTCCTCATAGGTACTTTGTATTTAGGTCTGTCAGCAAAGTGTGGAATTGTGCTGTGAATGGTTGCTAGTTGTATTTTTAAGTGCTTAAATATAACTGCTTTATTAAAACAGGTGATCTGTCACAGCTTGTCCACTATACCTTCCCAAAGTCAGTGCTTTGACATTCTCCAGACTGGCATCTGTAAATACCTGGTAagtcatattttgttttccatcttaGCTTGCTTATGATAAATCTTGTAATTGTCTCTGTAACCCTCAAATTCAGCTGAGCTGGCAGGGGCTTGGGGATGGGTGgactttgaggtcttttccagcccaggccatcctgtgattctgtaatgctCTTATCCCTGTCAAGCACATTGGATTTCTAGGAGACCAGTCCTGATGGGTAcccagtgctttttctttctggagagtTAAGTCTGAGTTTCCTTCTACCTCAGTGATGGCTCACTGCTGTTTCAAGGCACAGAAGGGATGCTCTGTCCCATGATATGTGTTCAAAAGGAAAGACCTGTTCTgtctgaaagctgctttttgtgTCTGTACGGTCCTTCAGGAGGAAGGcttaaagctttcttttcttttaaataggtTGGGGATGAATGTTGTCCTTATTTAGAGGGAATGGGATGAAGACTCTTGTCTCCTTAACTGGTTATAGCTGCTGTTAGCTGCCTGCTTGTATTTTTATCCGAAAGGCAGTGGTTTAAGAGCCAGGGAAATTCCTTAGAACTTCTGCACTAATGGTGCTCTGTTTCAGTACTGACGCTCAGAGGATAACATACATCTAGTCTTGCAAATTTGCTTCTAGGTTTtgtcctcttctcccagcttgCAACAtcaaacacacaaaaagcagGTTCTGTTCTGAAAGCCCTGTGCAGCACAGGGATTTTGAGAAATGATGGATGCTTCCAAACCCCGTGTTTTGTAGGGTAGAGGACTTTCAATGTGAGGCCTTTTCACTTTGCACTTCTCTGAAAAATGTACTGGAAGTGGTAATGCCTTCTCTGACAGGCAGTGAGTGCTTCGGCTTAAATACTTTTTAACCTTCTATTGCTGTGAGGGTCAATTTCTAAGGAAAACaggatttgttgtttttaaatgcagtagTATCTGTTCTTGAACAGAAACAAAGTAATGTTTCTTGTCATATGAAAGGACACATTTGGCATTAGAATTGTTTGTGTAACAGCAAAAACTTGTGTATGAGCGATGAATttgagggtttttgttttaatccagGTTGGATTGGTTGTAATACCTGATAGCACAGCTGGATCTGTTCTGTGTGCCATAAATAAGCTCTTGGATCAAGCTTGCATCTTGAGTGAAAATCTGCACAAGTTCTTAGCCTCCTGTTGTTACAGCCTCCTGTACTTCCTGCTAACTCTGGACAAAGAGGATGCAGAACATGTACAGAAAAGGTAATGCTGCCTTTTATACTATACGAATTCTCTGTAAGCACAGATATATAGAGATGTAAGACAGAGGGCGAACCCCTTCCACTGCAGtttattttgtccttttgttTAAGAACATCTGCAATATTAGCTGTAATTATTTAAAACCAGCTGGAGAAGGTTTCATCTCAAAGCTTTTACTTACTGAAGCTGTGGGATTTCTGAACCATCCTGACCCCAGAAATGCAGATACTTGCACCTTAATGTGTAGCCTTACCCTCTGGTTTCATTAGATaagctgaaaagcagcacacAAAGGATTTGGCTCTGTAAGCATGTACCTGACTTGATGTTTCAGCTTTAACAACACTTTTTTGAAATCAAACAGCCACAGCCACCTGGGATCAGTTTACTTATCTGTAAGGCAGAAATGTCTTTAAGCACTTGAAACTtcggattttttttttcttacaactGTTCCATATACAAGAAGGTTGATCAGAGTTTACTTAGGAAGACTCCTCCTTCTCTTACTGTGTACATGTTACAAACACTGAtcatgtttttctgtatttgttttgagCCTTAAAGATTCAGGAGGTTCAGACGTATTTGAATTACAGCTGAAAGAAGAACCCTTCTTCCCCACTGCCTCAAGCAGAAGTCACACCGTGTGAGGGCTTCAGCAACACTTGAAGCTCCAGGGCAGGACCTTAAATTTTTCCATCATCGTAGAATGTTTTCAAGTGTAACATTTGCCACTACAAATTTTCTGCTTCAGCACTAATTGCGAATGTAGTCGTGCCAACTGGCATCAACACAGGGGTGCGTTTCCTGGTGCAAATGCAAGACGTCGGCCACAGAAGCGTGTCTGAAATGAGCTGCCCTGATCACTTcaattttcattctctttttttgccAGGGATATGCTGTGGGGATCGTGCATTTCTGCATTAGCACTCCTGCCGCGGCTGCTGAGACTGATGCTGCAAAGTCTGCAAGTGAGCAGGATCTGCCGGGAGGAGCTGCCCGTTGTTGCTCAGCTGCTTCGCTTACTGATGCAACACGGTCAGCTCAGGAGCCATATGATGACCAATGAATTCCTGGTGCAGCAGATTATCAAGGACATCATGGTAGGAAACCTGTTCTTGTCTGCCAGAGACCATAAGAATATCCTTTGTGTTTATGTTGAACAGTGACTGCAAACCCTACGCTCAGTGAAATGTGAGTTGTGATTTGCACAAATGAGAATGTCACAGAGCCAAATGCTGTCCAGGACCCCTGGGCTGAATTTCAAAGCTAAGCTTTGAAAGAAAGTGCTCAGGAAGGGGATGAGCTGCAGCATGCCACAACTGGGTGGGGAGCTGTCCCAGCATATGTGCTGGtgggaaatattttctctctctcaagcGTGCAGGTCTCTGGAGAGACAAATGGTAGAAGTCTTAAAATTTGCAGCTATTGCAGAATCCAGCATTGTAGTCACACATCCACATGTCAGAGCTTTTGAGATTATTACATCTGCTTCTTGGGAAGCAGATCAGAAGCTGCCTTTTTGCACACATCTATGACTAGTTCTGGGTGCAGGGAGTTTGTGTGGTCCCCAGACTTGAATATTCAAGTACGATGCCGTAATAATTTTGTAATGTCATCCCAAACTTAACCTCTTGGGGTGGTGCAGAACAAGATGTAAGCCTATCAAGCAAGTTCTCCGGTGAAAAACATGATGTTGGCTTCCTGCGGTGCTGGAAAGGCTTCAGCCTGCTTTTGTAATGTGTGGCTGTGGCTAGGTTGTGGTTCTGGTTCTGTTTTTAACCACTGAGAAATGCTGAGGAGGATGAGTTAGTGCCCACGGGCTGTGGTGGGCTGTGGACACTGGCACTCCTTGGGTGAGTATTACAGTAGAACT
The DNA window shown above is from Meleagris gallopavo isolate NT-WF06-2002-E0010 breed Aviagen turkey brand Nicholas breeding stock chromosome 3, Turkey_5.1, whole genome shotgun sequence and carries:
- the LOC104910196 gene encoding testis-expressed protein 10 homolog, yielding MLWGSCISALALLPRLLRLMLQSLQVSRICREELPVVAQLLRLLMQHGQLRSHMMTNEFLVQQIIKDIMTLKSGEVQEQWLTDLHYCFNIYLASHPQGPSPMNAVY